In Drosophila nasuta strain 15112-1781.00 chromosome 2R, ASM2355853v1, whole genome shotgun sequence, a single genomic region encodes these proteins:
- the LOC132786102 gene encoding uncharacterized protein LOC132786102: MAQHCDQRWLKLFTCSLLLLSLFALQATDAKRTTANLTACQHLRRAESRRAKALQDSSVRIPRCRKTGEFERIQCKNEKAGEDCWCIDEYGVELPGSRNASRSGVLCEEPKHCAASACRMFCPSGFARDAQTGCSVCRCRDPCDGLDCPNGQSCQLQEVQCKSEPCPPLPTCKKARSLANFCPAGLPLAIDDSVRPFLCGQDAGKPQCPPLYQCMVEAGNDYGVCCPSTLTFQKPGICPAPEQAQYTQRTGYMCGAPCSHDLECRNMEKCCFTKGCQFNCQQPSNVTGCHQAKALADILAINEREGRGYVPDCNGPGGQYTPRQCSRNGLVCWCVDPRTGHKIKESMGAANNVNCDGWENMISRSYARSFQMEQCDTNICAAVCEYGFKNDHNGCPTCECSEPCEGFKCSIGSHCEVATDPLCESGSSLCSSWPVCKPDLAYSNPCDVGTPLSDTVSGEVMYCFDERQARSFQPTAFFEPEVESKQGRSMSNRIMCPEQYKCTKLHREAESVCCPVPEQSTAASEDQPTTHQQTMCEYLRDFSERMEGTEAGMQLAMPAPRCTPEGDYSSRQCELRKISVTRAEQRKILEENTIRRMRMLLQNAPKRTRRNAERLKLYRVDDATLKVQLATAPAPVAAMARSAKVIDIGNDRQQLFETDFKKVAPAPKKHTADSELVEQEVEQCWCVDSFGTEIPQSRGYNVSDDSCQQLREDLSCLDLTCRMGCEYGFALDAQTRCPACQCRDPCDGVSCGEGKECRIVDVSCEGEYCPPVPACLPRKPGQCPYLVPPGLSVDNLDANVCGYECRTDAHCEGTRRCCSNGCGTQCVEPQLKTACQHLQSIQLHQSSELGIPARLMSVAQCEQETGKWKQVQCAPDGHCWCVDSQGQQLAGTKVKSPAEPVCQLNSSYACPPAKCSQQCESGYQMDANGCQTCACRNYCEELNCASDEECQLIHVECVDSPCPKMPICVPRRASVCAEGNPLQQGDLDVSCGPHNEHDACPTTHSCQLNPVTNRGVCCSKTRDVCFESMDNVCLASSESAQNLTRYRFSPKANKCVSVQLDANSAAACQSKNLFHNELACNSVCPLLTPCERLKLKNSLAAQRTGHSSVWFQPRCDPITGHWSPVQCLGKQPELNSTPKSHTEIVSRAFAGNEETPSPYGVCWCADRKGAPLKGTLTRDVEPVCNSRQARQRKQYDLGDPLMEQLISQLTQLNELSNDDLDLDEVEARLQPTERVMELANSLLDSQLSVEASPLQPMQLNTTRCRALAETATFPVSCDESGSFLPQQCNGHSCWCVDAAGNQLQSTHIFGQGDKHCEQVPIESVAIELHMSNSSSSSVRNVYDSIRRELQQLLGDVVENLRVQENFDGSVIVRFELHNAAKVDMAFAIESAITNGGFQLVAGHFQPDLTRSHFVHRPATLPLAQAATAPDESVQLAMFVMASCSAFLVSIFVVYVMLKRGWHKTLHKNIYDYPKATPVAVVGGQEKPVDYSLPIFVLEDAQPESMKRVKA; the protein is encoded by the exons ATGGCCCAACACTGTGATCAACGTTGGCTCAAGCTCTTCACATGCagcctgctgttgctgtcgctgttcgCGTTGCAAGCAACCGATGCCAAACGCACAACGG CCAATTTAACTGCCTGCCAACATTTGAGACGCGCCGAATCCCGTCGTGCGAAGGCGTTGCAAGACTCCTCGGTGCGTATTCCACGTTGCCGCAAAACAGGCGAATTTGAGCGCATACAATGCAAGAATGAGAAAGCTGGCGAGGATTGCTGGTGCATCGATGAGTATGGCGTGGAGTTGCCTGGCTCCAGGAATGCCTCACGCAGTGGCGTGCTGTGTGAAGAGCCCAAACATTGTGCCGCCTCCGCTTGTCGCATGTTCTGTCCATCGGGTTTTGCGCGTGATGCACAAACCGGTTGCTCCGTGTGTCGCTGCAGGGATCCCTGCGATGGACTCGACTGCCCGAATGGACAATCGTGTCAACTCCAGGAAGTACAATGCAAATCGGAGCCATGTCCACCATTGCCCACCTGCAAGAAGGCGCGTTCGCTGGCCAATTTCTGTCCAGCTGGTTTACCTTTGGCAATCGATGACAGCGTCAGACCTTTCTTGTGTGGCCAGGATGCGGGTAAGCCGCAGTGTCCACCGCTGTATCAGTGCATGGTCGAGGCGGGCAACGACTATGGCGTCTGCTGTCCCAGCACATTGACCTTCCAGAAGCCCGGCATCTGCCCGGCGCCTGAACAGGCGCAATACACTCAACGCACGGGTTACATGTGCGGTGCTCCTTGCAGCCATGATCTGGAGTGTCGAAACATGGAGAAGTGTTGCTTCACCAAGGGCTGTCAGTTCAATTGCCAGCAGCCCAGCAATGTCACCGGTTGCCATCAGGCCAAAGCCTTGGCCGACATCTTGGCCATTAATGAACGTGAGGGACGCGGCTATGTTCCCGATTGCAATGGTCCTGGTGGACAATACACGCCTAGACAGTGCTCGAGGAATGGTTTGGTGTGCTGGTGTGTTGATCCTCGCACGGGACACAAAATTAAAGAGTCCATGGGAGCGGCGAACAATGTCAACTGCGATGGCTGGGAGAACATGATTAGTCGCTCCTATGCGCGCAGCTTCCAGATGGAACAGTGCGACACCAACATCTGTGCTGCAGTCTGTGAATATGGATTCAAG AACGATCATAATGGCTGCCCGACCTGCGAGTGCTCAGAACCCTGCGAGGGCTTCAAGTGCTCCATTGGCTCGCACTGCGAGGTTGCCACCGATCCGCTCTGCGAATCCGGCTCCTCGTTGTGCTCCTCTTGGCCCGTCTGCAAACCCGATTTGGCCTACTCGAATCCCTGTGATGTTGGCACTCCGCTCTCGGACACTGTGAGTGGCGAAGTCATGTATTGCTTTGATGAGCGACAGGCACGTAGCTTCCAGCCCACGGCCTTCTTTGAACCCGAGGTTGAATCAAAGCAGGGTCGCTCCATGAGCAATCGCATCATGTGTCCCGAGCAATACAAGTGCACCAAACTGCATCGTGAAGCGGAGAGCGTTTGCTGTCCAGTGCCAGAGCAATCAACAGCCGCTAGCGAGGATCAGCCGACGACGCATCAGCAGACAA TGTGCGAATACCTTCGCGATTTCTCGGAGCGCATGGAAGGCACCGAGGCCGGAATGCAGCTGGCGATGCCAGCACCCCGCTGCACCCCCGAAGGCGACTACTCTAGTCGCCAGTGCGAGCTGCGCAAGATTAGCGTGACCCGAGCCGAGCAGCGCAAGATCCTCGAGGAGAATACGATACGTCGCATGCGCATGTTGCTGCAGAATGCGCCAAAGCGCACTCGCCGCAATGCGGAACGCCTGAAACTCTATCGCGTGGATGATGCCACACTCAAGGTGCAACTTGCCACAGCGCCAGCGCCAGTTGCAGCCATGGCACGTAGTGCCAAAGTCATAGATATAGGCAACGATCGTCAGCAGTTGTTTGAGACGGACTTTAAGAAGGTCGCCCCAGCGCCAAAGAAACACACAGCTGACTCTGAACTCGTGGAGCAGGAGGTGGAACAATGTTGGTGTGTGGACAGCTTTGGCACCGAGATTCCGCAGTCGAGGGGTTACAATGTGAGTGACGACAGTTGCCAGCAGCTGCGAGAAGATTTGTCCTGCCTCGATCTCACCTGTCGCATGGGCTGCGAATACGGATTCGCTTTGGACGCGCAGACTCGTTGTCCCGCCTGCCAGTGTCGCGATCCCTGCGATGGCGTCAGCTGCGGCGAAGGCAAGGAATGTCGCATTGTGGACGTGAGCTGTGAGGGTGAATACTGTCCTCCAGTGCCTGCCTGTCTTCCACGTAAGCCAGGACAATGTCCTTACCTGGTGCCACCTGGACTCAGCGTGGATAATCTGGATGCGAATGTTTGTGGCTACGAGTGTCGCACAGATGCGCATTGCGAAGGCACGCGACGCTGCTGTTCCAACGGCTGTGGCACGCAGTGTGTGGAACCGCAGCTGAAGACAGCTTGCCAGCATCTGCAGTCCATACAGCTGCATCAGAGCTCGGAGTTGGGCATTCCGGCACGTCTGATGAGCGTGGCACAATGTGAACAGGAAACCGGAAAGTGGAAGCAAGTTCAGTGTGCACCCGACGGGCATTGTTGGTGCGTCGATAGCCAGGGACAACAGCTGGCGGGCACCAAAGTGAAGTCACCCGCTGAACCCGTTTGCCAGCTCAACTCCAGCTACGCTTGTCCCCCTGCCAAGTGTTCCCAGCAATGCGAGAGTGGCTATCAAATGGATGCGAATGGTTGTCAGACTTGCGCGTGTCGCAATTACTGCGAGGAACTCAACTGCGCCAGCGATGAGGAGTGTCAGCTGATACACGTGGAGTGCGTGGACAGTCCTTGCCCCAAGATGCCCATCTGTGTGCCGCGACGTGCTTCGGTCTGTGCCGAGGGCAATCCGCTGCAACAAGGCGACCTCGATGTCAGCTGTGGACCACATAATGAGCATGATGCATGCCCCACGACGCACAGCTGTCAGCTGAATCCGGTCACAAATCGCGGTGTCTGCTGCTCGAAGACACGCGACGTCTGCTTCGAATCGATGGACAATGTGTGCCTGGCCAGCTCGGAGTCTGCACAGAATCTAACACGCTATCGATTCAGTCCAAAGGCCAACAAGTGTGTCAGCGTGCAGTTGGATGCAAATTCTGCCGCCGCTTGTCAATCGAAGAATCTTTTCCACAACGAACTCGCCTGCAATTCCGTGTGCCCTTTGCTCACTCCCTGCGAGCGCTTGAAGCTGAAGAACAGCTTAGCTGCCCAGCGTACTGGACACTCTTCCGTTTGGTTTCAGCCACGTTGCGATCCCATCACCGGCCACTGGAGTCCGGTGCAGTGTCTGGGCAAGCAGCCCGAACTGAACAGCACACCCAAATCTCACACGGAGATTGTGAGTCGCGCTTTTGCCGGGAATGAAGAGACGCCAAGTCCTTATGGCGTTTGCTGGTGTGCGGATCGCAAGGGAGCACCTCTCAAAGGCACACTCACCCGGGACGTGGAGCCAGTTTGCAACAGTCGCCAGGCGCGTCAGCGCAAGCAATACGATCTGGGGGATCCGCTGATGGAGCAGCTCATCTCGCAGCTGACGCAGTTGAATGAGTTGTCCAACGATGACCTGGATTTGGATGAGGTGGAGGCACGTCTGCAGCCCACAGAGCGTGTCATGGAGTTGGCCAACTCGCTGCTGGACTCTCAACTCTCCGTGGAAGCTTCGCCGCTGCAACCTATGCAGCTGAATACGACACGTTGTCGTGCACTCGCCGAGACTGCAACCTTCCCAGTGAGCTGCGATGAGTCGGGTTCCTTCTTGCCACAACAGTGCAATGGCCACAGCTGTTGGTGCGTCGATGCGGCAGGTAATCAGCTGCAGTCCACGCACATCTTTGGACAGGGCGACAAGCACTGCGAACAAGTTCCCATCGAATCGGTGGCCATTGAGCTGCACATGAGCAATAGCAGCTCGAGCAGCGTGCGAAATGTCTACGATTCGATAAGAAGGGAACTCCAGCAATTGCTGGGCGATGTGGTGGAGAATCTGCGTGTGCAGGAGAACTTTGATGGCTCGGTGATTGTCCGCTTCGAGCTGCACAATGCGGCCAAGGTAGACATGGCCTTTGCCATCGAGTCAGCCATCACCAATGGTGGCTTCCAACTCGTTGCCGGACACTTTCAGCCGGACTTGACGCGTTCCCATTTCGTGCATCGTCCTGCAACGTTGCCGCTGGCTCAGGCAGCCACTGCGCCGGATGAATCCGTGCAGCTGGCCATGTTTGTGATGGCCAGTTGTTCGGCCTTCCTCGTCAGCATCTTTGTGGTGTACGTGATGCTGAAGCGTGGCTGGCACAAAACGTTGCACAAGAACATCTACGATTATCCCAAGGCGACGccggttgctgttgttggcggTCAGGAGAAACCCGTCGACTACTCGCTGCCCATATTTGTGCTGGAGGATGCGCAGCCGGAGAGCATGAAGCGTGTCAAGGCGTAG
- the LOC132783857 gene encoding G-protein-signaling modulator 2, which yields MSSLSASAENVSTMGIGGGGQDGSNSHPTSDGGGSSMCLELALEGERLCKAGDCRAGVAFFQAAIQAGTDDLRTLSAIYSQLGNAYFYLGDYAKAMQYHKHDLTLAKTMNDKLGEAKSSGNLGNTLKVMGRFDEAAICCERHLTLARQLGDRLSEGRALYNLGNVYHAKGKHLGNRNKAGDDVKEALVKAVEFYQENLQLMRDLGDRGAQGRACGNLGNTYYLLGDFQAAIEHHQERLRIAREFGDRAAERRANSNLGNSHIFLGQFEDAAEHYKRTLALALELGEREVEAQSCYSLGNTYTLLHEFAMAIEFHHRHLAIAQELGDRIGEARACWSLGNAHAATGNNEKALQFAESHLQLAKELHDPVGESTARVNISDLRKLLGMPEAEHTPTPEEERSTASDHSASGHQSDGSENSQGRMVRVRRQSMEQLDLIKITPDGKRLQAQEEQKTKAANAAHTKAKEDDFFDMLSRSQSKRMDDQRCSIKINTAGGAAVATGATRKPLVQQNSLFVDPTNLPGLKSPSSAMPPAISHAPLARSATTTQQPDDAFLDMLMRCQGSRLEEQRSELPRAHVTMDAEAPPLQAPGGGAAAAGARSRESGRGATVPDEDFFSLIMKVQSGRMEDQRASIPFGGFSNAQRNARNNNNNNNNNSNSNNNNATGGGGGGAAAK from the exons ATGTCTTCACTCTCCGCATCCGCGGAAAATGTCTCCACCATGGGCATTGGAGGCGGGGGTCAAGACGGCTCCAATTCGCATCCCACATCCGATGGCGGCGGCTCCAGTATGTGCCTCGAACTGGCACTCGAAGGCGAACGTCTGTGCAAAGCGGGCGATTGTCGGGCGGGCGTTGCCTTCTTCCAGGCGGCGATTCAAGCGGGCACCGATGATCTACGCACTTTGTCAGCCATCTATTCGCAGTTGGGCAATGCATACTTCTATCTCGGTGACTACGCCAAGGCCATGCAGTATCATAAGCACGATCTAACACTGGCCAAGACCATGAACGATAAGTTGGGCGAAGCGAAATCCTCTGGCAATCTGGGCAACACACTCAAGGTGATGGGACGCTTCGATGAGGCGGCCATTTGTTGTGAACGCCATCTCACACTTGCACGCCAGCTAGGCGATCGTCTGTCAGAGGGCAGAGCGTTGTACAATCTGGGCAATGTTTATCATGCCAAGGGAAAACATTTGGGCAATCGCAACAAGGCAGGCGACGATGTCAAGGAGGCGCTGGTCAAGGCGGTAGAGTTTTACCAAGAGAATCTACAACTGATGCGAGATCTGGGTGATCGCGGTGCACAAGGACGCGCATGTGGTAATTTGGGCAATACTTACTACTTGCTGGGCGACTTTCAG GCTGCCATTGAGCATCATCAGGAACGCTTGCGCATTGCACGCGAGTTTGGAGATCGCGCTGCCGAGCGTCGCGCCAACAGCAATCTGGGCAACTCGCACATCTTTCTCGGACAATTCGAGGATGCTGCCGAGCATTACAAGCGCACCTTAGCCTTGGCCCTGGAGTTGGGCGAACGTGAAGTCGAAGCGCAGTCATGCTACAGTTTGGGCAACACTTATACGCTGCTGCATGAGTTTGCCATGGCCATTGAGTTCCATCATCGGCATTTGGCGATTGCCCAAGAGCTGGGCGATCGCATTGGAGAAGCACGCGCCTGCTGGTCATTGGGTAATGCTCATGCCGCCACGGGCAACAATGAGAAGGCGCTGCAGTTTGCCGAATCCCATTTGCAGCTGGCCAAGGAACTGCATGATCCTGTGGGCGAGAGCACAGCACGTGTAAATATCTCCGATTTGCGCAAGCTGCTGGGCATGCCAGAGGCGGAGCATACGCCAACGCCCGAGGAGGAACGCTCGACTGCTTCGGATCACTCGGCCAGTGGACATCAGTCGGATGGTTCAGAGAACTCGCAGGGTCGCATG GTACGTGTGCGTCGGCAGAGCATGGAGCAGCTAGATCTGATCAAGATCACACCCGATGGCAAGCGTCTGCAGGCGCAGGAGGAGCAGAAAACTAAGGCAGCCAACGCTGCCcacacaaaagccaaagagGATGATTTCTTCGATATGCTCTCGCGTTCCCAGTCCAAGCGCATGGACGATCAACGTTGCTCAATCAAAATTAACACAGCTGGCGGCGCAGCTGTTGCCACAGGCGCCACACGCAAACCGCTGGTGCAGCAGAACTCTCTGTTCGTGGATCCCACAAATCTGCCGGGTCTGAAGTCACCATCGTCGGCTATGCCGCCAGCCATTAGCCATGCACCGCTGGCACGCAGTGCCACAACCACACAACAGCCGGACGATGCTTTCCTCGACATGCTGATGCGTTGCCAGGGCTCGCGACTGGAGGAGCAACGCTCCGAGTTGCCCAGGGCACATGTCACCATGGATGCGGAGGCGCCACCGTTGCAGGCACCGGGCGGTGGAGCGGCAGCGGCGGGCGCAAGAAGTCGCGAGTCGGGACGAGGCGCAACGGTGCCCGATGAGGATTTCTTTTCGCTGATTATGAAAGTGCAGAGCGGACGCATGGAGGATCAGCGGGCGTCGATACCGTTTGGCGGCTTTAGCAATGCGCAGAGAAATgcgcgcaacaacaacaataataataacaacaatagcaacagcaacaacaacaatgccacagGCGGCGGTGGAGGTGGAGCAGCTGCCAAGTAA
- the LOC132783858 gene encoding LOW QUALITY PROTEIN: serine/threonine-protein phosphatase 2A 56 kDa regulatory subunit epsilon isoform (The sequence of the model RefSeq protein was modified relative to this genomic sequence to represent the inferred CDS: deleted 1 base in 1 codon) yields MSSGTFVDRIDPFAKRSLKKKSKKSQGSSRYRNSQDVELQQLPPLKADCSSLEQEELFIRKLRQCCVSFDFMDPVTDLKGKEIKRAALNDLSTYITHGRGVLTEPVYPEIIRMISCNLFRTLPPSENPDFDPEEDDPTLEASWPHLQLVYEVFLRFLESQDFQATIGKRVIDQKFVLQLLELFDSEDPRERDFLKTVLHRIYGKFLGLRAFIRKQINNIFLKFIYETEHFNGVGELLEILGSIINGFALPLKAEHKQFLVKVLLPLHKVKCLSLYHAQLAYCIVQFLEKDPFLTEPVVRGLLKFWPKTCSQKEVMFLGEIEEILDVIDPPQFVKIQEPLFRQIAKCVSSPHFQVAERALYLWNNEYAMSLIEENNAVIMPIMFPALYRISKEHWNQTIVALVYNVLKTFMEMNSKLFDELTSSYKAERQKEKKRERDREELWKKLHELESNRSSGRAAGGSAATANSGSAAAASTSLQPPNIAAAMNSHQQQSNSSSSGSLSSGGGPGGDNNPATAKIKLEKADN; encoded by the exons ATGTCATCGGGCACGTTTGTGGATCGAATCGACCCGTTCGCCAAACGTTCACTCAagaagaaaagtaaaaaaagtcAAGGTTCCTCGCGCTACAGAAACTCTCAGGATGTTGAGCTGCAGCAATTGCCGCCACTAAAAG CCGATTGCTCGAGCCTGGAACAGGAGGAGCTCTTTATACGGAAATTACGTCAGTGCTGCGTATCATTTGACTTTATGGATCCGGTAACGGACTTAAAGGGCAAGGAAATCAAACGGGCTGCTCTCAATGATCTATCCACCTATATAACACATGGGCGTGGCGTGCTCACGGAGCCGGTCTATCCCGAAATAATACGCATG ATATCTTGCAATTTATTTCGCACATTGCCGCCCAGTGAAAATCCCGATTTTGATCCGGAAGAGGATGATCCAACACTGGAGGCATCATGGCCGCATTTGCAACTCGTCTACGAGGTGTTCTTGCGCTTTCTGGAATCCCAAGATTTTCAGGCGACCATTGGCAAACGTGTGATCGATCAAAAGTTTGTACTGCAG CTATTGGAACTCTTTGATTCTGAGGATCCACGCGAGCGAGACTTTCTAAAGACCGTCTTGCATCGTATCTATGGGAAATTCTTAGGATTACGCGCTTTTATACGAAAACAGATCAACAACATATTCTTGAAATTCATCTATGAAACGGAACATTTCAATGGCGTTGGCGAGCTGCTGGAAATTCTTGGCAG CATTATCAACGGTTTTGCCTTGCCATTGAAGGCGGAACATAAACAATTTCTGGTTAAGGTTCTGTTGCCGCTGCACAAAGTTAAATGTCTGTCGCTCTACCATGCACAGCTGGCGTATTGCATTGTACAATTCCTAGAGAAGGATCCATTCCTCACCGAGCCTGTGGTGCGTGGTCTACTCAAGTTCTGGCCCAAGACCTGCTCCCAGAAGGAAGTCATGTTTTTGGGCGAAATTGAGGAGATCTTGGATGTGATCGATCCGCCTCAATTTGTCAAAATACAGGAGCCACTGTTTCGGCAGATTGCCAAATGCGTCTCGAGTCCACATTTTCAG gTTGCTGAACGTGCTCTATATCTCTGG AACAATGAATATGCCATGTCGCTGATTGAGGAGAACAATGCGGTCATAATGCCCATCATGTTCCCGGCGCTATATCGCATTAGCAAGGAGCATTGGAATCAAACCATCGTCGCCCTGGTCTACAATGTATTGAAAACGTTTATGGAAATGAATTCAAAGCTATTCGATGAGCTAACCTCCAGCTACAAGGCGGAAAGGCAAAA GGAAAAGAAGCGTGAACGCGATCGCGAAGAGTTGTGGAAGAAGCTGCACGAACTCGAATCAAATCGTTCCAGCGGGCGTGCCGCAGGCGGCAGCGCTGCAACAGCCAACAGTGGATCAGCTGCGGCGGCGTCAACGTCACTCCAGCCGCCGAACATAGCCGCCGCAATGAACTCTCATCAGCAACAGTcgaatagcagcagcagcggcagcctcTCCAGTGGCGGCGGCCCCGGTGGTGACAATAATCCTGCGACAGCAAAAATCAAACTAGAGAAGGCAGACAACTAA
- the LOC132783859 gene encoding solute carrier family 25 member 45 isoform X1, with protein sequence MKWENYCDFVAGCIGGACGVLVAHPLDTIKTWQQASNTSVLTAVQQIYTRNNGINGFYRGMMFPMMSTGAINSILFGIYGNHLRQLRRVCHSDYQREQLEYHNMFLAGSVAGFVQSFIACPMELIKVRLQTHCYYNDYIYGKRRTAFGTFKRILKNDGISGLYRGLLPMMCRDVLPYGIYMLVYRQAADFLDNTQFVRKRRAHPDGSNINLVVTTFAGAWAGVLSWVCVIPFDVVKTIMQADENHKFRGILHCVRVNFRAYGWQSIFRGSWMLLARAIPFNAATFLGYEYSLELCHNY encoded by the exons ATGAAGTGGGAGAACTATTGCGACTTTGTGGCTGGCTGTATTGGCG GTGCTTGCGGCGTGTTGGTTGCCCATCCACTCGACACAATCAAGACCTGGCAACAGGCCTCAAACACATCCGTCCTGACGGCCGTGCAACAGATCTACACTCGCAACAATGGG ATCAACGGTTTCTACAGAGGCATGATGTTTCCCATGATGTCAACGGGCGCCATCAACTCCATTCTCTTTGGCATCTATGGCAATCATCTGCGGCAACTGCGACGCGTTTGTCACAGCGATTATCAGCGAGAGCAGCTGGAGTATCATAACATGTTCTTAGCCGGCTCGGTGGCCGGCTTTGTGCAATCGTTTATTGCCTGCCCCATGGAACTGATTAAGGTGCGACTGCAAACACATTGTT ACTACAATGATTACATCTATGGGAAGCGACGAACGGCCTTTGGCACGTTTAAACGGATACTCAAGAATGATGGCATCTCTGGTCTTTATCGCGGACTTCTGCCCATGATGTGTCG CGATGTCCTACCATATGGCATCTATATGCTGGTTTATCGTCAGGCAGCAGACTTTCTGGATAACACGCAATTTGTGCGCAAACGTCGAGCACATCCCGATGGTTCCAATATTAATCTGGTGGTCACCACTTTCGCTGGCGCTTGGGCTGGTGTCTTGTCGTGGGTCTGTGTTATTCCATTCGATGTGGTCAAGACTATTATGCAGGCAGATGAGAATCACAAGTTCCGCGGCATTCTGCACTGTGTCCGTGTCAATTTTCGAGCTTATGGCTGGCAAAGTATTTTTCGAGGCAGCTGGATGTTGTTGGCGCGTGCGATACCCTTTAATGCGGCCACGTTTTTGGGCTATGAGTATTCACTGGAGCTGTGTCATAATTACTGA
- the LOC132783859 gene encoding solute carrier family 25 member 45 isoform X2 yields the protein MGGMMFPMMSTGAINSILFGIYGNHLRQLRRVCHSDYQREQLEYHNMFLAGSVAGFVQSFIACPMELIKVRLQTHCYYNDYIYGKRRTAFGTFKRILKNDGISGLYRGLLPMMCRDVLPYGIYMLVYRQAADFLDNTQFVRKRRAHPDGSNINLVVTTFAGAWAGVLSWVCVIPFDVVKTIMQADENHKFRGILHCVRVNFRAYGWQSIFRGSWMLLARAIPFNAATFLGYEYSLELCHNY from the exons ATGGG AGGCATGATGTTTCCCATGATGTCAACGGGCGCCATCAACTCCATTCTCTTTGGCATCTATGGCAATCATCTGCGGCAACTGCGACGCGTTTGTCACAGCGATTATCAGCGAGAGCAGCTGGAGTATCATAACATGTTCTTAGCCGGCTCGGTGGCCGGCTTTGTGCAATCGTTTATTGCCTGCCCCATGGAACTGATTAAGGTGCGACTGCAAACACATTGTT ACTACAATGATTACATCTATGGGAAGCGACGAACGGCCTTTGGCACGTTTAAACGGATACTCAAGAATGATGGCATCTCTGGTCTTTATCGCGGACTTCTGCCCATGATGTGTCG CGATGTCCTACCATATGGCATCTATATGCTGGTTTATCGTCAGGCAGCAGACTTTCTGGATAACACGCAATTTGTGCGCAAACGTCGAGCACATCCCGATGGTTCCAATATTAATCTGGTGGTCACCACTTTCGCTGGCGCTTGGGCTGGTGTCTTGTCGTGGGTCTGTGTTATTCCATTCGATGTGGTCAAGACTATTATGCAGGCAGATGAGAATCACAAGTTCCGCGGCATTCTGCACTGTGTCCGTGTCAATTTTCGAGCTTATGGCTGGCAAAGTATTTTTCGAGGCAGCTGGATGTTGTTGGCGCGTGCGATACCCTTTAATGCGGCCACGTTTTTGGGCTATGAGTATTCACTGGAGCTGTGTCATAATTACTGA